One part of the Streptomyces sp. AM 2-1-1 genome encodes these proteins:
- a CDS encoding hemolysin family protein: protein MTVLQLFIGLLTLVVNAFFVGAEFALISVRRSQIEPEAESGNRRARSVLWGLEHVSALLAAAQLGITLCTLVLGIVAEPAIAHLLEPVFDAVGVPHGAVHPLSFVIALTVATYLHMLLGEMVPKNIALADPAKGALLLGPPLVAMARALRPVIFAINAFANLLLKILRVETKNEVSATFSDDQLARLVRDSGDAGLMDDRSAERLRHALELGSRPVRDVAMPIGRMVSTRVGTTPEELERLSAETGFSRFPVMDGEQRILGYLHVKDALDAAPRDVPFPVSAMRPIARVRAAAPLDDVLTALRRSRTHLAAVLDDDSRLVGTVTMEDVLRELVGRPQSP, encoded by the coding sequence ATGACCGTTCTCCAGCTCTTCATCGGCCTGCTGACGCTGGTCGTGAACGCGTTCTTCGTGGGCGCGGAATTCGCCCTCATCTCGGTACGGCGCAGCCAGATCGAGCCGGAGGCCGAATCCGGAAACCGGCGGGCCCGCAGCGTGCTGTGGGGCCTGGAACACGTGTCGGCGCTGCTCGCCGCGGCCCAGCTCGGCATCACCCTCTGCACCCTGGTGCTGGGCATCGTCGCCGAACCCGCCATCGCCCATCTGCTGGAGCCGGTGTTCGACGCGGTGGGAGTGCCGCACGGTGCGGTGCATCCGCTGTCGTTCGTCATCGCGCTGACGGTGGCGACCTACCTCCACATGTTGCTCGGTGAGATGGTCCCCAAGAACATCGCGCTGGCCGACCCGGCGAAGGGGGCCCTGCTGCTCGGCCCACCGCTGGTGGCGATGGCCAGGGCGCTGCGTCCGGTGATCTTCGCGATCAACGCGTTCGCGAACCTGCTGCTGAAGATCCTGAGGGTGGAGACGAAGAACGAGGTTTCCGCGACCTTCTCGGACGATCAGCTCGCGCGGCTGGTGCGTGACTCCGGCGACGCGGGACTGATGGACGACCGGTCGGCCGAGCGACTGCGGCACGCCCTGGAGCTGGGCAGCCGCCCGGTGCGGGACGTGGCCATGCCGATCGGCCGGATGGTCTCCACACGGGTGGGGACGACTCCCGAGGAGTTGGAACGGCTCTCCGCCGAGACGGGATTCTCGCGCTTCCCGGTCATGGACGGCGAGCAGCGGATACTCGGCTACCTGCACGTGAAGGACGCCTTGGACGCCGCTCCCCGTGACGTGCCGTTCCCGGTGTCGGCGATGCGTCCCATCGCCCGGGTACGGGCGGCCGCCCCGCTCGACGACGTACTGACCGCGCTGCGGCGCAGCCGAACCCACCTCGCGGCGGTGCTGGACGACGACAGCCGCCTGGTCGGCACGGTCACCATGGAGGACGTACTGCGCGAGCTGGTCGGACGACCGCAGTCGCCCTGA
- a CDS encoding hemolysin family protein, which produces MTEVLLLLVAVLLSLACGAFVAAEFSLTTVERGDLERAVERGERGAAGALKAVRSLTFQLSGAQLGITVTNLVVGMLSEASIAKLIRGPLVAIGLSSSVSSSVALVIGTALSTVVLMVVGELVPKNWAISSPLTVAKAVATPQRAFTAVFRPFISHLNNTANRILRRFGLEPAEELASARSPQELVALARHSAKEGALEADTAELFVRTLNLAELTAENVMTPRVQVIALDVQATAEDVANATRATGLSRFPVYRGSLDTVVGVAHIKDVLAVPADQRARRSVSDLLREPLLVPETLNVDKLLDRLSGRNLAMAVVIDEYGGTAGVVTLEDIVEEVVGEVRDEHDPHETPDLAPAGEDADGRTLWSADGAARTDQLRTIGLRAPDGPYETLAGLVAHEVGRIPREGDRVELTGWRIDVVDASGRRAARALLHAPLPGEDPLTEDAR; this is translated from the coding sequence ATGACCGAAGTGCTTCTGCTGCTCGTGGCCGTGCTGCTCTCGCTCGCCTGCGGCGCCTTCGTCGCCGCCGAGTTCTCTCTGACCACCGTGGAGCGCGGCGACCTCGAACGGGCCGTCGAGCGCGGCGAGCGGGGCGCGGCCGGTGCCCTCAAGGCCGTCCGCAGCCTCACTTTCCAGCTCTCCGGGGCTCAGCTCGGCATCACCGTCACCAATCTGGTGGTCGGCATGCTCTCCGAAGCGTCCATCGCCAAGCTCATCCGCGGACCGCTGGTCGCGATCGGCCTCTCCTCCAGCGTGTCGAGTTCGGTGGCGCTGGTCATCGGGACGGCCCTGTCCACGGTGGTGCTGATGGTGGTGGGTGAGCTCGTCCCCAAGAACTGGGCGATCTCCTCGCCGCTGACCGTCGCCAAAGCCGTCGCCACACCGCAACGGGCCTTCACCGCCGTCTTCCGTCCCTTCATCAGTCATCTCAACAACACCGCCAACCGCATCCTGCGTCGGTTCGGCCTCGAACCGGCCGAAGAGCTGGCCTCCGCCAGGAGCCCGCAGGAGCTGGTGGCCCTGGCTCGCCACTCCGCGAAGGAGGGGGCGCTGGAGGCGGACACCGCCGAGTTGTTCGTCCGCACCCTCAACCTGGCCGAGCTCACGGCGGAGAACGTCATGACGCCCCGCGTCCAGGTCATCGCACTGGACGTGCAGGCGACCGCCGAGGACGTCGCGAACGCGACCCGGGCGACCGGTCTGTCGCGCTTCCCCGTCTACCGCGGAAGCCTGGACACCGTCGTGGGCGTCGCCCACATCAAGGACGTCCTCGCGGTGCCCGCGGACCAGCGGGCCCGCAGAAGCGTCTCCGACCTGCTGCGGGAACCCCTCCTGGTACCGGAGACCCTCAACGTCGACAAGTTGCTCGACCGTCTCTCCGGCCGCAATCTCGCGATGGCCGTGGTCATCGACGAGTACGGCGGGACGGCCGGTGTGGTGACCCTGGAGGACATCGTCGAGGAGGTCGTCGGCGAGGTACGCGACGAGCACGACCCCCACGAGACACCCGATCTGGCACCCGCCGGTGAGGACGCCGACGGCCGCACCCTCTGGTCGGCCGACGGCGCTGCGCGCACCGACCAACTGCGCACGATCGGTCTGCGCGCGCCGGACGGACCGTACGAGACCCTCGCGGGGCTCGTCGCCCACGAGGTCGGACGCATTCCGCGGGAAGGCGACAGAGTGGAACTGACCGGGTGGCGCATCGACGTCGTGGACGCCTCCGGGCGTCGCGCCGCACGCGCCCTGCTGCACGCGCCGCTCCCGGGCGAGGATCCGCTGACGGAGGATGCCCGATGA